ACCTGTCCCCTCTGAAACTGGAGCACTTAGCTCTCATCTACTTCGGAGGCCTGTCTGGCTCCTTTCTCTACACAGGAGGTAAGAATTGGCCTGTTTGCTGTGCTGCAGGTCTTGGTTGCAGGTGTCGGAAACTGCGGTTTGCATAGGAATTATAGGGTTAGTGGAGAGGTGTcaaaggttattttattttttctttggcgCACCATGTGGCCTGCGGAACTCCCCCCTACTCGGGATGCAAGTGGCGCCCCCTGGGAGTGGAagctggagtcttaaccactagaccaccagggaagtcctcaaaggTTATTTTCTGAATTAGGCCACTTTATGTGAAATCTATAATGTTTGGGTCGTGTGGATTTGGGGGGTAGCATTCCTGGCTTGGCTTATGGATGTTAGGAATAACTTATATATGGAAATTTTTTGTGTCTAGTTTCCACTGGTTGGTCATACCTTATAATGCCACAGTTTCAAATTTTAGTGTAATTAAATTTGAAAAGCTCAAATTATACACCTGATTATTTTCAGCTAGTTTGCTAGGTGATCCCTTGCAGCAGGCTGATTAAGGTAGTGATGGGCTGGTGGTTAAGccctatttattgagcacctattatgtgccaggctctgttctatgTGAACACAGCAGTCaagtccctgcccttgtggaagtgattttatatatcatgagaagagacagaaaataaaaatagtaaattatcGGTAGGATGACCAACATCCTGGTTTGCTCAGCACTGAGTGTTCCTAAGATGTGGGGCTTTGGAAACCAGGAGAGTTCCTGGTAAGCCAGGATGAATTTGTACCTTGGTTACAGTACCTGAAAAGAAGATAAATGCTATAGGAAAAAGAAGGAGAGCAAGGAGGGAGGACACAGCTGTCTGCTTTAACTAGTTTGATCAGGGTAGGCCTCTTAAAGAAGGTAACATGTGAACAAAGATTGTAAGAGGCGACAGGTGAGGGAGTTGCCTGAGCAGATATCTGGAGGAAGAGTATCTTGGAACAGCAGTTGCCAAAGGCAGGAGTGTCCCTGAAGGGTTGGAGGAACAGCATGGAGTCCAGGGTGTGAATGAGGGAGAGAGTAAAAGGAGGAAAAGTAAGAGAAGTTCGTTGTGGGGGGGCAGGGTGGCACAAAAATGCTGTAAGccttaatgttttaaaagaatcactctgGCTAAGGTACTGAGAATGGATAAAGAGGGGTAAGGGTAGCAGCAGGTGCACCCAGAGGAGGCTGTTGAGTAAACCAGGCAAGGGATGTCTGGTGGCTTGAATCAGGGTGGGAGTAGTGGAGAGGGACGTAGTcagattctgaatttattttgaagGTAAACAGGGTTTTCTGATAGCTGGGATGTGAGgcaggagagaaacagagaaattaaacatAACTCTAAGGTTTTGTCCTGAGTAACAGGAATAGTGGTGTTGATGTCTAGTGAGAGAGAGAAGGTTGAACATAGGTCTGTGGAGAGAAAGTTGAGAAATTGACTTTGGACATCTTAATGTATTAGATCTCCAAGGGGGTGTCAAGTTGATAGTTGGGTATGAGTCTGATTTTGGAGAAGAGGTCTGAGCTGGAGATAGAGACATTTGGGAGTCTTGCACATAGATAAAGTGGTATGACTGGGGGAGATCCCGGAGCGGGGGCAGTGTTGATAGACCTGAGGGTGAGCCCCGGGGCACTCCAACATTAAGAGGTGGGGAGAGTAGAAGGAAGGCAAAGGGAACTGCAGTGGAGCATCTGGCGGAGAAAGAAGAAACGCAAGAGACTATGGTATCCTGGCAGCCAATTGTAAAAAGTTCACTGAGGGAAATCAGCAGGGTGCTGAAATAGAATGAATGTATCAGGTAGTGGTGGATGGAATAGGTCCTCTCTGTGAAGGTAACACTTAAACTAAGACTTGACAGATAAGGAGCCAGCCATGGGCAGAATTGGGGTCTGATTTGGGTCCTTCAGGGATgaaggaacagcaaatgcaaatgTCCTGGAGTAGGGTAAGACTTGGCATCATTTAGTATCTGCTGAAAGGCCAGCGTGATCAAGAGGAAGACTGAGATGCAGCTGTCGGGGCAGGCAGGGGCTAGATCACGCTGTCTCATAGGGCCTCAGTCTCCGCCGGTTCCTCCTCACTCCCAACCTCCAAGCCTAGTCCTTGGACCTCTCTTCTTTAGCTCCATTTACTCCCTTAGGGATTTTAGCCCGTCTCGTGTCTTCTATTGCCATCTATTAAGCTGGTGACAAATTTCTACCTCCAGACCAGATCTTTCCACTAAACCCCAAACTCAAATCCAACTTCTTACTGAGTAACTTCTCTGAGAGGTTACAGGCATCTCAAGCTTGACACGTCTGAGACCAAATTCCTCATCTGCTCACACAGAAATCTGCTCTACGCTCAGCTTTCCCTGTATCACTcgatggcaactccatccttctcGTTCTTCAGGCTGAAGATCATGGGCATCATCCTTGACTCTTCTTTCTCACATCTTGCATCCAGACCATCAGCAAGTCTCATTgactccacttctttttttttttttttaattttttttttaattttatttttttatacagcaggttcttattagttatccatttaatacatattagtgtatacatgtcaatcccaatctcccaattcatcacatgccccccacccccaccccccagccgctttctccccttggtgtacatacgtttgttctctacttctgtgtctcagtttctgccctgcaaaccggttcatctgtaccattttcctaggttccacacatatgcattaatatacaatatttgttcttctctttctgacttacttcactctgtatgacagtctctagatccatccatgtctctacaaatgatccaatttcattcctttttatcgctgagtaatattccattgtatatatgtaccacatcttctttatccatttgtctgtcactgggcatttaggttgcttccatgtcctggctactgtaaatagtgctgcagtgacaattagggtgcatgtgtctttttgaattacggtttcctctgggtatatgcccaatagtgggattgctgggtcatatggtaattctaattttagttttttaaggaacctccatactgttctccatagtggctgtatcagtttacattcccaccaacagtgccagagggttcccttttctccacaccctctccagcatttgttgtttgtagattttctgatgctgcccgttctaactggtgtgaggtgatccctcattgtagttttgatttgcatttctctaataatcagtgatgttgagcagcttttcatgtgcttgttggccatctgtatggagagatgtctatttaggtcttctgcccatttttggattgggttgtttgattttttaatattgagttgcatgagctgtttatatattttggagattaatcctttgtctgttgactcgtttgcaaaaattttctcccattctgagggttgtcttttcgtcttgtttcctttgctgtgcaaatgttttttaagtttcattaggtcccatttgtttatttttgtttttatttccattgctctaggaggtggatcaaaaaagatcttgctgtgatttatgtcaaagagtgttcttcctatgtttccctctaagagttttatagtgtccggtcttacatttaggtctctaatccattttgagtttattttcgtgtatggtgttagggagtgttccaatttcattcttttacatgtagctgtccagttttcccagcaccaattattgaagagactgtgttttctccattgtatatccttgcctcctttgtcataaattagttaaccacaggtgtgtgggtttatctctgggctttctatcctgttccattgatctatgtttctgtttttgtgccagtaccatattgtcttgattactgtagctttgtagtatagtctgaagtcagggagtctgattcctccagctccgtttttccccctcaagactgctttggttattcggggtcttttgtgtctccatacaaattttgagattttttgttccagttctgtaaaaaatgccattggtaatttgatagggattgcattgaatctgtagattgctttgagtagtatagtcattttcacaatattgattcttcgaatccaagaacatggtatatctctccatctgttcgtatcatctttaatttctttcatcagtgtcttatagttttttgcatacaggtctcttctctccctaggtaggtttattcctaggtattttattctttttgttgcagtggtaaatgggagtgtttccttaatttctctttcagatttttcatcattagtgtataggaatgcaagagatttctgtgcattaattttgtgtcctgcaactttaccaaattcattcattagctctagtagttttctggtggcatctttagggttctctatgtgtagtatcatgtcatctgcatacagtgacagttttacttcttcttttccaatttgtattccttttatttctttttccttctctgattgctgtggctaggacttccaacactgttgaataatagtggtgagagtggacatccttgtcttgtttctgatcttagaggaaatgctttcagtttttcaccattgacaataatgtttgctgtgcgtttgtcgtatatggcctttattatgttgaggtaggtcccctctttgcccactttctggagagtttttatcataaatgggtgttgaattttgtcaaaagctttttctgcacgtattgagatgatcatatggtttttcttcttcagtttgttaatatggtgtatcacgttgattgatttgcgtatattgaagaatccttgcatccctgggataaatcccacttcatcatggcatatgatccttttaatgtgttgttggtttctgtttgctagtattatgaggatttttgcatctatattcatgagtgatattggtctgtaattttctttttttgtagtatctttgtctggttttggtatcagggtgatggtggcctcatagaatgagtttgggagtgttccttcctctgcaactttttagaagagtttgagaaggatgggtgttagctcttctctaaatgtttgatagaattcacctgtgaagccatctgatcctggacttttgtttgttggaagatttttaatcacagtttcaatttcattacttgtgattggtctgttcatattttctatttcttcctggttcagtcttggaaggttatacctttctaagaatttcttccaggttgtccgttttattggcatagagttgcttagtCTCTCTCTCTACTAAGAGAGTGgtagtttcttaggatgctttgtatttctgtggtgtctgttgtaacttctcctttttcatttctagttttattgatttgagtcctctccctctttttcttgatgagtctcgctaatggtttatccattttgtttatcttctcaaagaacgagcccttagttttattgatctttgcaattgttttctttgtttctatttcatttatttctgctctttatgatttctttccttctactaactttgggttttgtttgttcttctttctctagttcctttaggtgtgagattagattgtttatttgagatgtttgttgtttcttgaggtaggattgtattgctctaaacttccctcttagaactgcttttgctgcttcccataggttttggatcgtcgtgttttcattgccatttgtgtctaggtattttttgatttcctctttgaatcttcagtgatctcttggttatttagtaacgtattgtttagcctccagatgtttgtgttttttacgttttttccctgtaattgatttctaatctcatagcgttgtggtcagaaaagatgcttgatatgatttcacttttcttaaatgtactgaggcttgatctgtgacccaagatgtgatctatcctggagaatgttctgtgcgcacttgagaagaaagtgtattctgctgttttgggatggaatgtcctataaatatcaattaaatctatctggtctgttgtgtcattgaaagcttgtgtttcctcattaattttctgttcggatgatctgtccattggtgtaagtgaggtgttaaagtcccccactattattgtgttactgtcgatttcctcttttatagctgttagcagttgccttatgtattgaggtgctcctatgttgggtgcatatatatttataattgttatatcttcttcttggattggtcccttgatcattatgtagtgtccttccttgtctcttataacattctttattttaaagtctattttatctgatatgagtgttgctactccagctttcttttgatttccatttgcgtggaatatctttttcaatccctcagtctgtatgtgtccctaggtctgaagtggttctcctgtagacagcatgtatatgggtcttgtttttgtatccattcagcgagcctgtgtattttggttggagcatttaatccattcacgtttaaggtaattatcgatatgtatgttccaattaccattatcttaattgttttgggtttgtttttgtaggaccttttcttctcttgtgtttcccacttagagaagttcctgtagcatttgttgtagagctggtttggtggtgcttaattcttttagcttttgcttgtttgtaaagcttttgatttctccatcgaatctgaatgagatccttgctgggtagagtaatcttggttgtaggttcttccctttcatcactgtaaatatgtcatgccactcccttctagcttgtagagtttctgctgagaaatcagctgttaaccttatgggagttcccttgtatgttatttgtcatttttcccttgctgctttcaataatttttctttgtttttaaattttgccaatttgattactatgtgtctcagcatgtttctccttgggtttctcctgtatgggactctgtgcttcctggacttgggtggctatttcctttcccatgttagggaagttttcctctataatctcttcaaatattttctcaggtcctttctgtctctcttcttctggaacccctataatgtgaatgttggtgtgtttaatgttgtcccagaggtctcttaggctgtcttcatttcttttcattcttttttctgtattctgttctgcagcagtgagttccaccattctgtcttccaggtcacttatccgttcttctgcctcagttattctgctattgattccttctagtgtttttttttatttcagttattgtattgttcatctctgtttgtttgttctttaattcttttaggtctttgttaaacatttcttgcaccttcttgatctttgcctccattctttttccgaggtcctggatcatcttcgctatcattattctgagttcttttcctggaaggttgcctatgtccatttcatttagttgtttttctggggttttatcttgttccttcaactggtacatagccctctgccttttcatcttgtctatctttctgtgaatgtggtttttgttccacaggctgcaggattgtagcgaTTCCACTTCTAACATGCATTTGGGACTGGACCACTTCTTGTCACTTCCCACCACGACCACTGTCATCTCCCTCAATTATTGCAGCTGATTCTTTACCTGTCTCTGTGCATGTACCCTTGTCCCTTTCCCAGTGCTCCCAGATCAGCAGCCAGAGTAATCCTGCAGCTGTGTCAGTCGCctgctcaaaactctccagtGGCTCCCACCTCATTAGAGTAAAGGTCGGGGTCTTTACAATGACCCTCAGGGCCGGACATTATCTGCTCCACCCGCAATTCCCCACAACTCTCTGACCTGCTCTCCTCTTCAccatgctccagccacactgccctGCTAGCTATTTCTGGAACACGCCAGGCATGCTCCTACCTCAGGTCCTTTGAgatgctgtttcctctgtttaGAACGCTCTTCCCCCATCTGTGTGTATGATTTGCTTTCTAACTGCCACCCATTTGCTCTAATGTCAGCTTCTaccctatttaaaattacaaaacaataacaatttttttctgcagcagctgagaaaaataaaatcacacacacaccctgtgtcTCCCCTACAGTGCCTTCCCTATTGCTCTCCTCtgctttttcttcatagcacacATTACTTTCTAACCACATAAAGTACTTACTTTGTTAATTATCTTCCCCCTTAGACTGTAAACTCCCTGGGGGTAGGGATTTCAGTCTCTTTGTTCTCTCCATCatgcccagaacagtgcctggcaagtagtcagcacttaatatttattgaatgaacaaatggagaGACATTGAAATGTATTGAGCAGGTTAATGACataatctgatttatttttttttaacgttgaCTTTTATCGATATATAGTTGACGTATGGTGAAATGCATGGATCTTAAGCGTTAtagtttgatgaatttttacaatTACATACAGCTGTATAACCCATACCCCTACCAtaatacagaacatttctgtcaccccCAAAAACTTCCTTGTGCTTTTTCCCTGTCAACCCCACTCTTCCCACCCCATCTAGAGGCCACCACTGTTGCGTGGTCTAGAAcatcatgtaaatggaatcattcagtatgaATTCTTGTGCCTGTTTTTGAGTTTCGTTGTGTTGTCATGTGTATCAGTAGTTCCTCTGTATCACTGAGAGGTagccattgtatggacataccacaatttgtttatccattatccTGTTCAGCGacttttggattatttccatattttggctattacgACTGAACATTCATATTCAAGTCTTCTGtggatatttgttttcatttttcttgggtaaatgcctaggaatcgaattactgggtcatagggtagatgatgtttaactttatgagaaGCTGCCAAAGTGTTTTTGGATGTGGTTCTACTGCTTTTACCTCCCCACCAGCGAGGCATGAGAGTTCCATTTACTCCACATCCTTTTGATGCCAACATTTTGATTTATGTGTTAAGAAattcattctggctgctgtgtggagaactgGCCCAGTGTTTCACTGTGCTGGCTCACGTGGAAAATGGTGTTGGGAGCAGGGGAGTGCCTAAAAGGAAACTCCCAGGTGGGCCACATCTCTGAATCAGGTGGAGCACATGAGCCTTGGGTCGGACGCTCAGGAAACAGGGCTTTCTGCTCAAGGGCTTTGTCATTTTCTGGTGTCAGATAACCTCAAGAAGCTTTGCTCATGTTGTTTTTTGCCAGGCGATCTAAGGTGGTGTTCTTGGGTACTCTTGCCAGAGGTCAAGAGCCCCGAAGTCTGCTTGGAGAGCTGCAAAAAAATGCAGAAGAAGAGCAGACAGCTGGTGGAGAAATTTGCTAGACTGGTGCTGGGAGCATTCCTGCCTGGCATCTTCCTTGGGCAGGGGTAGTTGCCTAAACGTGTGAGATACCGCACAAGACATCGATTTCCTAATTTAGAATTGGAGCCGAGGTGCTGCTTGAGAGACCTTCCTCCTGGAGGGCATGTCCTCAGACAACCAAGTTACTTATCAAAACACTGCCTGGAGAGTACAGAATTAGTTTGCTGTGTGTTGGGGGTATCAGGGGCCATGCCTGTTATACCCTTTCCTGGAGATGCTTCCTTCCAAAGAATCAAGGGTGGTCCTTTAGCACTAAAGAATCCCAACCACTAGGTGTGGAGGTAAATTTGGGCTGCATCTTGTTCTTTGGCTACCATGCTTTTAGATCTTGTACAGATCATTGTCCCTTATCGTTTTAGGCTGTTTAAAATGCAATTGATGacccaatagttttttttttaattttctgatccTGAGGCCATGCCTTGGTAGCTTGATTAGATCAGAGGTTTCCCAAGCTTCTGTAGCAATATATGTGTGGATCACCTCTTTGAGTGGGTGTCTCTCACCCTTTCCATGCTGCTTTGCCTGTTTCAATCCAAGTGGGACATTTTTCATGACCTTGGTTCCAAATTCCAGGTGCTTGTTACTGTAGCTCTGTGTTCAGCTCACcctttgtgtcaggcactggggagCCAGCTGTTAACTGGCCAGACACAAGGCCCTGCCCTCACTGAAACCTACGGgttagtgggagagacagagattAAGAATTAGAAgtgcgggaattccctggtggtccagcggttaggactctgaacttccactgcagggggcacgggttccatccctggtcggggaactaagatcccgcatgccacacagtgcggtcaaaaaaaaaaccaccaaaaactAGAAGTGTGATGGAGTTTATGAAAGTGGAAGTCAGGGTGCTGTGGAGCATATTGCAAGGGAACCAAATGTGGTCTAGGGCTGAGGAAGGCTGCCTTGAGGAATGGTCTTTaaagtcttgaaggatgagtagaagttAGCCAGGCAAGGGGTCGGGGTTGGGGGAGTGTCTGAAGGCCCTGAGGAACTGAAAGAAGTATGTGTGGGGGCCAGTTTGAAAGATGGGGATTAGACAGGATTTGAAGTAGATTAGCAGTATGGGAGGAAAAGTTAGGGATTATGTAGTGTTTTAACTTCATGGGAACCAGAGAGGGGAAGCAGTGTTATAAGTTCCCTGTCTTAGCTGTCTTACTCATTATGTGGGTGAAAGTTGCTCTCTGTGGAGTTTGGGAACCCTGAACTTTCGCTGAGATTAACTGGCGATTTTCAGAACCAGAAGATGCTTCCAGAGGTCGTGGCTGAAAAGTAAGAGGCTGGGGTGGGTATTCCGTGAGGGGCTGATCTCAGGGCATTCCTGACAGAAGCAGTGTCTTGCAGGGGTTGGTGGAGGATGAAAGAAACGCAAGCCCTGGACCATAAGACCTGTGAGACCCTCAGGGCTCTCCCGTTGAGCTGTCTGTGACTTGGAACCccctgctcttttttctttttttcaacgtttttccattttttatacagtttttaaaggttacctTCCACTTacatttattacaaaatactggctgtattccccgtgttgtacaacaCATCCTTGAGCCCATcgtacacccagtagtttgtacctcccacttcccACCCCTGTTTTGCCCCTCTACCCTcttccccactggtagccactagtttgggAGGCCCCCGCTCTTTGTGGCAGGCCTTTGTTGGGGGACAGCAGGAAGGAAAACTCGGGGATGACTCTGAGACTGAACTGGGTGCTTAACGATTAGTCTTCTCTGTCCCTCTGTGCCACTGGAGAAAAAAAGTCAGATTTTGCTCTGGACGGGAGGGGAATGCAACCACTGCCCCGCTTCACAGCCTAAGAATATGCCCCGTGCAGCCACAGCAGCCTGCCTTTTGACTGCCGCGGTTTCCAGCCCCTGATCTCACAGCAGCTCTCTGTGTTTTCTGGCCTAGGAATTGGATTCAAGTACCTGGCTCTGGGAGACCTCATCATCCTCATCACTTTTGGCCCGCTGGCTGTGATGTTCGCCTACGCCGTCCAGGTGGGGTCCCTGGCGGTCTTCCCGCTGGTCTACGCCATCCCCCTCGCCCTTAGCACCGAGGCCATCCTCCATTCCAACAATACCAGGGACATGGAGTCTGACCGGGAGGCTGGCATCGTCACGCTCGCCATCCTCATCGGCCCCACTCTCTCCTACATGCTCTACAACACGCTGCTCTTCCTGCCCTACCTGATCTTCAGCATCCTGGCTGTGCACTGCAGCATCAGCCTGGCACTGCCCCTGCTCACCATTCCCATGGCCTTTTCCCTTGAGAGACAGTTCCGAAGCCAGACTTTCAACAAACTGCCCCAGAGGACTGCCAAACTCAACCTTCTGCTGGGCCTCTTCTACGTTTCCAGCATCATTCTGGCACCGGCAGGCAGTCTGCCCAAACTCTAAGGGGATCAGTAGCCGCACGCCACAACGTGTCCCCCTTTCTTAGAACGTGTTGAAGGCAGAGTGTCTGAGGAGGGAAGGTGATTTGGCAGTGAGGGGCTTAAGGATGGCTTGTGAACGCCCACCTTTTTTATGATTACATTCTTAAAGAGAATGTTtcgtttttgttattttgttccGTTTTATGGGGACTTCTTGAAACCACTCTGCTGTCAGAACAAGGTAAATTGGACGCATGGcccttgttttatttataatttccacTAGAGGGTGTTGTCAGGTCACTTTTAGTGGGCTACGAGGCCCTACGACTTGGTGAAGGAACCGCGCAGGTTGGCCTCCTGTCCTGAAAGAGCCATAGTAACTGGGCCAAGTAACTGGGCCAGTAAAGTGTCCTCTGCTGTTTTGGTCTGGCAGGATGCGTTGATGATCCCCAGTGACAAGGAGTACCTGTCTCTCACCCTGAGCACTTGGGTCCTGAAATACACTACCTTGAGAGAGAAGGCCCCTCATTAACAGCCCGACCGGGCTCTAGGCTTTTTGCCTAAATTGTGATTCAGACCCTTTTGTCCTCACTTCACTTATTGGCACAGTTGAGGAAAAGCATCAGATGACCCTGCAGCAGGACAGTGGAGCCGAGGgcttggaaggaaagaaaaaaaaacaaaaaaacaacacctTGGAGGCAGCTGAGAAAATCACTATGCTTTTGGATAGAAACTGGTAGGGCGGCTGGTTTCCCCTTGTAGAGCCCGCTGGCATGACAGGAAGGACTCCCAGCCCTTTCAGTAACTCGCCGCGCTCTGAAGTTGTAGAGGCCC
The genomic region above belongs to Phocoena sinus isolate mPhoSin1 chromosome 1, mPhoSin1.pri, whole genome shotgun sequence and contains:
- the UBIAD1 gene encoding ubiA prenyltransferase domain-containing protein 1 — protein: MAALQVPGEKVNIQAGETAKVGDRDLLGNGCPEQDRPPQRSWRQKCASYVLALRPWSFSASLTPVALGSALAYRSQGVLDPRLLVGCAVAVLAVHGAGNLVNTYYDFSKGIDHKKSDDRTLVDRILEPQDVVRFGVFLYTLGCVCAACLYYLSPLKLEHLALIYFGGLSGSFLYTGGIGFKYLALGDLIILITFGPLAVMFAYAVQVGSLAVFPLVYAIPLALSTEAILHSNNTRDMESDREAGIVTLAILIGPTLSYMLYNTLLFLPYLIFSILAVHCSISLALPLLTIPMAFSLERQFRSQTFNKLPQRTAKLNLLLGLFYVSSIILAPAGSLPKL